A section of the Sporosarcina sp. ANT_H38 genome encodes:
- a CDS encoding YjcZ family sporulation protein, giving the protein MSGYSQGSHGSSGFALLVVLFILLIIVGAAFLN; this is encoded by the coding sequence GTGAGCGGATATAGCCAAGGTTCCCATGGTTCTTCGGGATTTGCGTTGCTTGTTGTTTTGTTCATTCTATTAATCATTGTCGGTGCAGCCTTCCTGAATTAA
- a CDS encoding peptidylprolyl isomerase, with protein MKKTILALTMAASVLALSACSDKNTGDEEIIATSKNGDITKADLYVEMKEAIGIQVVENLILQQAIESEYKVTDKELKDAIAAQKEQYGESFDMYLMQQGITEKFFEKNVKSQLIQQKMIESLKVTDEEINAGIADMKKEINARHILVADKKTADEVLAKLKKGEDFKALAKEYSTEPAAQESGGDLGWFGPGKMVAEFEKAAFALKKGEVSEPVKSSFGYHVIELVDTREAKLEQTDEELKVTVTDTLKKAKFEEKLVKLLKASDIDIKSDEFKGALEGYLPAAETAKTDKK; from the coding sequence ATGAAAAAAACGATTTTAGCACTTACAATGGCCGCATCTGTTCTTGCACTTTCAGCGTGCAGCGATAAGAACACCGGTGATGAAGAGATCATCGCAACTTCTAAAAATGGTGATATTACAAAAGCAGATCTATATGTTGAGATGAAAGAAGCAATCGGTATCCAAGTTGTTGAAAACCTAATTCTTCAACAAGCGATTGAAAGTGAATATAAGGTTACTGATAAAGAGTTGAAAGATGCAATTGCAGCACAAAAGGAACAGTATGGCGAAAGCTTTGACATGTACCTTATGCAACAGGGGATAACAGAGAAATTTTTCGAAAAAAATGTAAAATCTCAATTGATCCAACAAAAAATGATTGAATCATTGAAAGTTACTGATGAGGAAATCAACGCTGGTATCGCAGATATGAAAAAAGAAATCAATGCTCGCCATATCTTAGTGGCAGATAAGAAAACAGCTGATGAAGTACTTGCGAAATTGAAAAAAGGCGAAGACTTCAAAGCACTTGCGAAAGAGTATTCTACTGAGCCAGCTGCTCAGGAATCAGGTGGAGACCTAGGTTGGTTCGGTCCTGGTAAAATGGTAGCGGAATTCGAAAAAGCTGCATTCGCACTGAAAAAAGGTGAAGTTAGTGAACCAGTTAAATCAAGCTTCGGATACCATGTAATCGAATTGGTTGATACACGTGAAGCTAAACTTGAACAAACTGATGAAGAACTAAAAGTAACAGTTACAGACACTCTTAAGAAAGCCAAATTCGAAGAGAAACTTGTCAAACTGTTGAAAGCATCTGATATAGACATTAAATCTGATGAGTTTAAAGGTGCACTTGAAGGCTACCTTCCAGCTGCAGAAACTGCTAAAACTGACAAAAAATAA
- a CDS encoding YtxH domain-containing protein, giving the protein MKASTFFIGLAAGSVAAAVTVLYSTPQSGSQLRTSVKDASSDMKEMFKEVKVKVDDLKESISHLTKEAKETVPTAIEDIKGSVEKWQQSTESNKERMEKEIAAIQTALEELEQNIAAHQK; this is encoded by the coding sequence ATGAAAGCATCTACATTTTTCATCGGACTTGCGGCTGGTTCAGTTGCTGCCGCTGTTACGGTATTGTATTCAACTCCCCAATCAGGAAGCCAACTTCGGACATCCGTCAAGGACGCATCAAGCGACATGAAGGAAATGTTCAAAGAAGTGAAAGTAAAAGTCGATGATTTAAAAGAATCCATCTCTCACCTTACAAAAGAAGCAAAAGAAACTGTTCCTACAGCAATCGAAGATATTAAAGGTTCAGTTGAAAAGTGGCAACAATCTACAGAATCAAATAAGGAACGAATGGAAAAAGAAATTGCAGCAATCCAAACTGCCCTTGAGGAGCTCGAACAGAACATCGCAGCCCATCAGAAATAA
- the yhaM gene encoding 3'-5' exoribonuclease YhaM, with amino-acid sequence MKKIAEYNAGEPLDLFLLVKQSTKGVTTQGKPFMTLILQDKSGDIEAKLWDTTDEHAQTYAAASIVKVGGEVHEYRGKNQLRIKSIRPVKEDEGVAIADLVPSSATSKEVLYEELMQYFFEMQNPQIQRITRHLLKKHQTAFMTYPAATRNHHDYVSGLIDHVVSMLKLGKALADLYPSLNKDLLFAGIILHDVGKVIELSGPIATQYTVEGNLLGHITIMVNEISKAADELEISGEEVMLLQHMVLSHHGKEEWGSPKRPMLKEAEILHYIDNIDAKMNMLDRALGKTAPGEFTERIFPLDNRSFYKPSIE; translated from the coding sequence ATGAAGAAAATAGCAGAATATAATGCAGGTGAACCGCTTGATCTTTTCTTGCTCGTTAAGCAATCTACAAAAGGAGTTACTACACAAGGTAAACCGTTTATGACTCTTATCTTGCAAGATAAAAGCGGTGATATTGAAGCGAAGCTTTGGGATACGACTGATGAGCACGCGCAGACATATGCTGCAGCATCGATCGTCAAAGTTGGCGGGGAAGTACATGAATACCGTGGGAAAAATCAGCTGCGCATCAAAAGTATTCGTCCCGTAAAAGAGGATGAGGGAGTGGCGATTGCTGATTTAGTTCCGTCATCGGCAACAAGTAAAGAAGTATTATACGAAGAGTTGATGCAGTATTTCTTTGAAATGCAAAATCCGCAAATTCAAAGAATTACTCGTCATTTATTGAAAAAACATCAGACTGCTTTCATGACGTACCCTGCTGCGACAAGAAATCATCATGATTATGTATCAGGCCTTATCGATCATGTTGTTTCAATGCTGAAGCTTGGGAAAGCACTAGCGGATCTGTATCCGTCACTCAATAAAGACTTACTGTTCGCAGGAATTATCTTGCATGATGTTGGGAAAGTAATTGAACTTTCAGGTCCAATTGCAACGCAATACACGGTCGAGGGGAATCTGCTAGGTCATATTACAATTATGGTCAATGAAATATCAAAAGCAGCTGACGAACTTGAAATTTCTGGCGAAGAAGTTATGCTGTTGCAACATATGGTTTTATCCCACCACGGTAAGGAAGAGTGGGGAAGCCCGAAACGTCCAATGCTGAAAGAAGCGGAAATTCTTCACTACATCGATAACATAGATGCGAAGATGAATATGTTGGATCGAGCACTTGGTAAGACAGCTCCTGGTGAATTCACGGAAAGAATTTTCCCTCTCGATAACAGATCGTTTTATAAACCTTCAATTGAATAA
- a CDS encoding IDEAL domain-containing protein: MENNYSYAEFLKAVGKNSSSLQAEKLLNEIYLDLFLKHLHREQTKSRIMRLIDVALDCRDESAFLMYSERLGKLEEND; encoded by the coding sequence ATGGAGAATAATTATTCATATGCCGAGTTCTTGAAAGCTGTAGGGAAAAACAGTTCTTCGCTCCAAGCGGAAAAACTGCTGAATGAAATTTATTTGGACCTTTTTTTGAAACATTTACACAGAGAGCAAACAAAGAGTAGAATCATGAGGTTAATTGATGTTGCGCTTGATTGTCGGGATGAAAGCGCATTCCTAATGTATTCCGAAAGACTTGGTAAACTTGAAGAGAATGATTGA
- a CDS encoding ABC transporter ATP-binding protein: MEILELQDVTGGYTRKPVLYDLSFNIGHGELVGLIGLNGAGKSTTIKHIIGLMNPHKGEIRVNGVTFSENPEKYRKAFTYIPETPILYEELTLREHLELTAMAYDLDKEVFEARSDELLREFRMEKRLNWFPAHFSKGMRQKVMIMCAFLVNPSLYIIDEPFVGLDPIGIKSLLEQMTQRTENGASILMSTHVLSTAEKHCDRIILLHEGRVRAEGTMDDLRKAFGRPGASLDDLYIAMTEEHDNEQFA; this comes from the coding sequence ATGGAAATTCTTGAATTACAAGACGTAACAGGCGGTTACACACGTAAACCCGTTCTGTATGATTTATCATTTAACATCGGACATGGTGAGTTAGTTGGTCTTATCGGACTAAATGGAGCAGGGAAAAGTACAACCATTAAACATATTATCGGATTAATGAATCCTCATAAAGGAGAAATCCGTGTCAACGGTGTGACATTCAGTGAAAATCCAGAAAAGTATAGGAAAGCGTTCACTTATATTCCTGAAACGCCGATACTTTATGAAGAGTTGACGCTTAGGGAACATCTTGAACTGACTGCGATGGCATACGACCTTGATAAAGAAGTGTTTGAAGCGCGTTCGGATGAGTTATTGCGAGAATTCCGGATGGAGAAGCGATTAAACTGGTTCCCGGCACATTTTTCAAAAGGGATGCGTCAAAAAGTAATGATCATGTGTGCCTTCCTTGTTAACCCTTCTTTATACATTATCGATGAACCATTTGTCGGTCTCGATCCAATCGGCATTAAATCACTTTTAGAGCAAATGACGCAAAGAACAGAAAACGGGGCTTCAATTCTCATGTCAACGCACGTATTGTCGACCGCTGAAAAACATTGCGACAGAATCATTTTACTGCATGAAGGACGGGTGCGAGCAGAAGGGACGATGGATGACTTAAGAAAAGCATTCGGGCGTCCAGGAGCATCACTAGATGACTTATATATCGCGATGACAGAGGAACATGACAATGAACAATTTGCGTGA
- a CDS encoding tryptophan transporter codes for MKTKSLVLMSLLTAVGAALYLIIPPIAGGMKPDFMLTMMFIGILLFPEVRNVFLLGMTTGLLSGMFSSLPGSLIPNVIDKLITAFVIYAIIITFKKIAGNLVAASVVAGLGTLLSGSIFLSVAIFIFGINLPFKALFLSVVLPAVALNGIAFFLIYPIVTGLVKRSSFKTALSN; via the coding sequence ATGAAAACGAAAAGTCTTGTGTTAATGTCTTTATTAACTGCAGTAGGTGCTGCACTGTATCTGATTATTCCCCCGATTGCTGGAGGAATGAAACCGGATTTCATGCTGACAATGATGTTTATCGGGATATTACTGTTTCCTGAAGTGCGCAATGTATTTTTACTTGGAATGACAACAGGTCTGCTTTCGGGAATGTTTTCATCCCTACCAGGAAGTTTAATTCCAAACGTCATTGATAAACTAATCACCGCTTTCGTAATCTATGCGATTATCATCACATTTAAAAAGATTGCTGGAAACCTAGTTGCGGCTTCTGTCGTTGCAGGGCTAGGTACGTTATTATCGGGGAGCATCTTCCTTTCCGTTGCAATTTTTATATTCGGTATAAACTTGCCGTTCAAGGCATTATTCCTGTCAGTTGTACTTCCTGCTGTTGCGCTAAACGGAATTGCATTTTTCTTGATTTACCCAATTGTTACCGGCTTGGTCAAACGATCATCGTTTAAAACTGCATTATCCAATTAA
- a CDS encoding HTH-type transcriptional regulator Hpr, protein MSEQKYSPKEAMIFSQRVAQMSKALWKAVEKDWQQWIKPYDLNINEHHILWISYHLQGATISDIAKFGVMHVSTAFNFSKKLEEREYLRFYKKEDDRRNTYVEVTEKGEKLLLEMNMNYYDSNHGVLEGSLPIKDLYGKFPEFLEVMSVVRNIYGEDFMEIFERGFENIKETYDDSTGEMIAIVNTPSNEEPKILVSIAEEK, encoded by the coding sequence ATGTCAGAGCAAAAGTACTCTCCAAAAGAAGCAATGATTTTCAGTCAAAGGGTTGCTCAGATGTCTAAAGCGCTTTGGAAAGCAGTAGAAAAAGATTGGCAGCAGTGGATAAAACCTTATGACTTGAATATTAATGAGCATCATATTTTATGGATTTCTTACCATCTTCAAGGTGCCACTATTTCTGACATAGCTAAATTTGGAGTTATGCATGTTTCGACGGCATTTAACTTTTCTAAGAAATTGGAAGAACGCGAGTATTTACGTTTTTATAAAAAAGAAGATGATAGAAGAAATACATATGTAGAAGTTACAGAGAAAGGCGAGAAACTGTTATTGGAAATGAACATGAACTACTACGATTCCAATCATGGTGTTTTGGAGGGCTCACTCCCTATTAAAGACCTTTACGGAAAATTCCCGGAATTTCTTGAAGTTATGTCCGTTGTACGCAATATTTATGGGGAAGATTTCATGGAAATATTTGAACGAGGTTTTGAAAACATAAAAGAAACATATGATGACTCAACAGGTGAAATGATTGCTATAGTTAATACACCAAGTAATGAAGAACCTAAAATCCTGGTATCTATCGCAGAGGAAAAATAA
- the uvrB gene encoding excinuclease ABC subunit UvrB: MVGKFNLQAPYTPQGDQPSAIAQLLEGHNRGEKHQTLLGATGTGKTFTVSNVLTEINKPTLVIAHNKTLAGQLYSEFKEFFPDNAVEYFVSFYDYYQPEAYIAHTDTFIEKDSSINDEIDKLRHSATSSLFERNDVLIVASVSCIYGLGSPEEYSAHVVSLRPGMEIGRNELLRRFVDIQYERNDISFTRGTFRVRGDVVELLPASQDEHCLRIEFFGDEIERIREVDSLTGEILGEREHVAIFPASHFVTGEEKMVKAIENIEIELEERLKEFRAQDKLLEAQRLEQRTRYDLEMMREMGFCSGIENYSRHLTLRPAGATPYTLLDYFPDDFLIIVDESHVSLPQIRGMYNGDQARKNVLVDHGFRLPSALDNRPLTFKEFEDHVHEAIYVSATPGPYEIEHTPEMIQQIIRPTGLLDPTIEIRPIEGQIDDLIGQIRERTKNNERVLITTLTKKMSEDLTDYLKEIGIKVQYLHSDIKTLERIETLRELRIGTFDVLVGINLLREGIDIPEVSLVVILDADKEGFLRSERALIQTMGRAARNSNGHVILYADRITDSMAKAIGETERRRDIQRKYNEEHGITPTTINKEIRDVIRATAVSEEAISYLEKVTHGKKLTKDEKATLLVTLEKEMKEAAKALDFERAAELRDTIMELKAER, from the coding sequence ATGGTCGGAAAATTCAATTTGCAAGCCCCTTATACACCACAAGGCGATCAGCCGTCTGCAATCGCACAATTATTAGAAGGACATAACCGAGGTGAGAAGCACCAAACTCTGCTTGGTGCAACCGGGACTGGAAAAACATTTACCGTTTCGAATGTATTGACGGAAATTAACAAACCGACTCTCGTTATCGCGCACAACAAAACATTAGCGGGTCAATTATATAGTGAATTTAAAGAGTTTTTTCCTGACAATGCAGTTGAATACTTTGTGAGTTTCTATGATTATTATCAGCCAGAAGCTTATATCGCTCATACTGACACCTTTATTGAAAAAGACTCAAGCATCAATGACGAAATTGATAAATTACGTCACTCTGCAACATCTTCCTTATTTGAAAGGAATGACGTGCTCATTGTTGCCTCAGTCTCCTGCATTTATGGTCTAGGTTCCCCAGAAGAATACAGCGCACATGTTGTATCTCTGCGTCCAGGCATGGAAATAGGACGTAATGAACTGCTACGCAGATTTGTAGATATTCAATATGAGCGGAATGACATAAGCTTCACTCGGGGTACGTTCCGGGTACGCGGCGATGTTGTTGAACTTTTGCCAGCATCCCAGGATGAACATTGCTTACGTATCGAGTTTTTCGGTGATGAAATTGAACGGATTCGCGAAGTAGATTCACTGACAGGCGAAATCCTTGGTGAACGTGAACACGTTGCCATATTCCCAGCTTCTCACTTTGTTACTGGCGAAGAAAAAATGGTGAAAGCAATTGAAAACATTGAAATTGAACTGGAAGAACGTTTGAAAGAATTTCGTGCTCAGGACAAGCTGTTGGAAGCGCAACGTCTTGAACAGCGGACACGTTATGATCTTGAAATGATGAGGGAAATGGGCTTCTGTTCAGGTATTGAAAACTATTCCCGTCATTTAACGCTCCGTCCTGCTGGGGCGACTCCGTATACACTGCTTGACTATTTCCCAGATGATTTTCTCATTATTGTAGATGAAAGTCATGTCTCGTTGCCACAAATACGAGGTATGTATAACGGTGACCAGGCACGTAAAAACGTACTTGTTGACCATGGTTTCCGTCTACCTTCAGCACTCGACAACAGGCCGCTCACATTCAAAGAATTCGAAGACCATGTCCACGAAGCGATTTATGTTTCTGCGACACCAGGCCCTTACGAAATTGAGCATACTCCCGAGATGATTCAACAGATTATCCGGCCGACTGGTCTACTAGATCCGACAATTGAAATTCGTCCGATTGAAGGGCAGATTGATGATTTGATAGGCCAAATAAGAGAACGGACGAAAAACAATGAACGTGTTCTAATTACAACGTTAACAAAGAAAATGTCCGAAGATTTGACTGATTACTTGAAAGAAATTGGTATAAAAGTTCAATACCTTCATTCTGATATTAAAACACTTGAACGAATTGAAACTTTACGGGAACTGCGAATAGGGACATTTGATGTCCTAGTAGGGATTAACCTCTTAAGGGAAGGGATAGACATTCCTGAAGTATCGCTTGTTGTGATCTTGGATGCAGATAAAGAAGGATTTCTTCGTTCTGAGCGAGCACTTATTCAGACGATGGGTCGCGCTGCCCGTAACTCCAATGGACATGTAATTTTATATGCTGATAGGATAACGGACTCTATGGCGAAAGCAATAGGTGAAACGGAGCGTCGTCGGGATATTCAACGAAAATATAATGAAGAGCATGGCATAACACCGACGACAATTAATAAAGAAATCCGTGATGTGATTCGTGCAACGGCAGTATCGGAAGAAGCGATTTCCTATTTAGAAAAAGTAACACACGGCAAGAAATTGACTAAAGACGAAAAAGCAACGCTTCTTGTAACTTTGGAAAAAGAGATGAAAGAGGCCGCGAAAGCGCTCGACTTCGAACGAGCTGCTGAACTAAGGGATACAATCATGGAATTGAAGGCTGAGAGGTAG
- a CDS encoding ABC transporter permease: protein MNNLREIWGTRFVHYITELQKYLKYVFTGHLAIVLVFTIGAGGYTYSEWLKEVPAEFPAALLTAIILGLALAYSPPVTLLKPADTVYFLPLEQKLMTYMKRSLSWSFYSQLPLPFILYIVALPLLSATGTGSKMEYIILAIFMLLIKWIFIESEYNLRHALDGKWIWLDRTVRFLLAGFVVYAGLVGSPLILPIIGVLIIMYNFYWRKKRMLKPFPYDHFISLEQNRMMRFYRFANYFTDVPHLKGSVSRRAWLGFAMGSPNFGKPGAQTYLIRRTFIRTDDIFWLWVRLTALSALGAIFIPFPIVVFIFAGALAFASAVQLIHALRAGDDFRMDVLFPEKENTRTVAINRTVRAVQWIQAAVVICAALYLYGMSVTPLLLGAVILIISEATIRLTGEKKEYE, encoded by the coding sequence ATGAACAATTTGCGTGAAATATGGGGAACCCGGTTTGTCCATTATATAACCGAGCTCCAAAAGTATTTAAAATATGTATTTACAGGCCATTTGGCAATCGTTCTCGTTTTCACAATTGGAGCGGGGGGCTATACGTACAGTGAATGGTTGAAGGAAGTACCAGCAGAGTTCCCAGCGGCGCTACTGACGGCTATCATACTTGGACTAGCGCTCGCCTATTCGCCACCGGTGACACTATTGAAACCGGCGGATACGGTTTATTTCCTGCCACTGGAACAAAAACTTATGACGTATATGAAACGGTCATTGAGTTGGAGCTTCTATTCACAATTGCCATTACCATTTATTTTATACATTGTAGCGTTGCCATTACTTTCGGCTACCGGTACCGGATCGAAGATGGAGTATATCATCCTTGCCATTTTCATGTTGCTCATTAAGTGGATATTCATCGAGTCCGAATATAATTTAAGACATGCTTTGGATGGAAAATGGATTTGGCTAGATCGAACGGTTCGGTTTTTATTGGCGGGATTCGTAGTTTATGCGGGTCTTGTAGGAAGTCCTCTTATTCTTCCGATTATTGGCGTACTCATTATAATGTACAACTTCTATTGGAGAAAAAAGAGGATGCTAAAACCATTCCCTTACGATCACTTCATTTCACTCGAACAAAATCGGATGATGCGTTTTTACCGTTTTGCTAACTACTTCACAGACGTCCCACATTTGAAAGGTTCCGTTAGCAGAAGAGCATGGCTCGGTTTTGCGATGGGATCCCCGAATTTCGGTAAGCCTGGTGCACAAACGTATTTAATCAGACGCACATTTATACGCACAGATGATATTTTTTGGTTATGGGTAAGGCTCACTGCTTTATCAGCACTAGGAGCGATTTTCATCCCGTTCCCGATTGTCGTTTTCATTTTTGCAGGAGCGCTTGCATTTGCCTCTGCCGTCCAACTTATTCATGCATTGCGGGCGGGGGACGATTTCAGGATGGATGTGCTGTTTCCTGAAAAGGAAAACACCCGTACTGTTGCGATTAATAGAACCGTTCGAGCAGTCCAGTGGATTCAGGCGGCGGTAGTTATTTGTGCTGCACTGTACCTTTACGGAATGTCTGTAACTCCTTTACTTTTAGGGGCTGTCATCCTTATTATCTCCGAGGCAACGATCAGATTGACTGGAGAGAAAAAAGAATATGAATAA
- a CDS encoding HIT family protein: protein MTECIFCKIIEGTIPSVKIYEDEHVLAFMNIAPVTKGHALLIPKTHRENIYDLTAEEAAQLFSVAPQIANALKDEFAPAGMNLLQNNGTHAGQAVFHYHLHFIPRYDETDGFKPTFETMESESSSERIQEIAVGIRAKLQK, encoded by the coding sequence ATGACTGAATGTATTTTTTGTAAAATCATTGAAGGAACGATACCTAGCGTAAAAATCTACGAAGATGAGCATGTACTCGCCTTCATGAATATTGCGCCTGTAACGAAAGGGCATGCCCTTCTTATCCCGAAAACACATCGTGAAAATATATATGATTTAACTGCAGAAGAAGCAGCTCAGCTGTTTTCTGTCGCACCACAAATCGCCAATGCCCTTAAAGATGAATTCGCACCAGCAGGTATGAATCTTCTTCAAAACAATGGTACACATGCAGGTCAAGCCGTTTTCCACTACCATCTGCATTTCATCCCGCGTTACGATGAGACTGATGGGTTCAAACCGACATTTGAGACGATGGAATCCGAATCAAGTTCTGAACGCATTCAAGAAATCGCAGTTGGTATTCGTGCAAAGTTACAAAAATAA